The Pyruvatibacter sp. HU-CL02332 genome includes a window with the following:
- a CDS encoding electron transfer flavoprotein-ubiquinone oxidoreductase: protein MEYDVVIVGAGPAGLSAAIRLKQQAAEHDFEISVCVLEKGAEVGAHILSGAVIDPVGLDDLIPDWRDDETCPVKTEVKADHFMVLGPSGSIRLPNFMMPPLMNNHGNYIASLGNTCKWLAEKAEALGVEIYPGFAAAEVLYNEDGSVKGVATGDMGVGKNGEPKDGYMPGMELLGKYTFFAEGVRGSLSKHVIRNFDLDADSEPQKFGIGIKEVWEIDPAKHKKGLVQHSFGWPLGIKTGGGSFLYHFDENLVAVGFVVHLNYSNPYLSPFDEFQRFKTHPTVRPTFEGGKRLSYGARAITEGGFQSVPKLSFPGGVLVGCSAGFVNVPRIKGSHNAMATGMMAADSAFEAIRDGRAADELTTYQAAYETSHVAKDLKRVRNVKPLWSKFGTLIGIGLGGIDMWMNNLGIGLPFTLKHGKTDAASLKPAAKFKPIDYPKPDGEISFDKLSSVFLSSTNHEEDQPAHLTLGDPNIPIQTNLPTWAEPAQRFCPAGVYEVVSNDDGSDPKFQINAQNCVHCKTCDIKDPSQNINWVVPEGGGGPIYVNM, encoded by the coding sequence ATGGAATATGACGTGGTGATTGTCGGAGCAGGCCCCGCCGGTCTGTCCGCCGCGATCCGCCTCAAGCAGCAGGCAGCTGAACACGATTTTGAAATCTCCGTCTGCGTGCTGGAAAAGGGCGCAGAAGTTGGCGCGCACATCCTCTCCGGCGCGGTGATTGATCCCGTCGGCCTTGATGACCTCATTCCAGACTGGCGCGACGACGAGACTTGCCCGGTGAAAACGGAAGTAAAAGCAGACCATTTCATGGTGCTCGGGCCGTCCGGCTCCATCCGCCTGCCAAACTTCATGATGCCGCCACTGATGAACAATCACGGCAACTACATTGCGAGCCTCGGCAACACATGTAAGTGGCTGGCTGAAAAGGCGGAAGCGCTGGGCGTCGAAATCTATCCGGGCTTCGCCGCGGCTGAAGTCCTCTACAACGAAGACGGCTCCGTCAAAGGCGTGGCCACCGGCGATATGGGCGTTGGCAAGAACGGTGAACCGAAAGACGGTTACATGCCCGGCATGGAACTGCTCGGCAAATACACCTTCTTTGCAGAAGGCGTGCGCGGCTCCTTGTCCAAGCATGTGATCCGCAACTTTGATCTGGACGCAGACAGCGAGCCGCAGAAATTCGGCATCGGCATCAAGGAAGTGTGGGAAATTGATCCTGCCAAGCACAAGAAGGGTCTTGTGCAGCACTCCTTTGGCTGGCCTCTCGGCATCAAGACCGGCGGTGGGTCCTTCCTTTATCACTTCGACGAAAACCTGGTGGCGGTCGGCTTTGTGGTTCACCTGAACTACTCCAACCCATACCTCTCACCGTTCGACGAGTTCCAGCGGTTCAAGACGCACCCGACGGTCCGTCCGACCTTTGAAGGCGGCAAGCGCCTGAGCTATGGCGCGCGTGCCATCACCGAAGGTGGTTTCCAGTCTGTACCCAAGCTGTCCTTCCCCGGTGGCGTGCTGGTGGGTTGTTCAGCTGGTTTCGTCAACGTGCCGCGCATCAAAGGCAGCCACAACGCCATGGCCACCGGCATGATGGCCGCAGACAGCGCCTTTGAAGCGATCCGTGATGGCCGCGCAGCCGATGAACTCACCACCTATCAGGCCGCTTACGAAACAAGCCACGTGGCCAAGGATCTTAAGCGCGTGCGCAACGTGAAGCCGCTGTGGTCCAAGTTCGGCACGCTGATCGGCATCGGTCTTGGCGGCATTGATATGTGGATGAACAATCTGGGGATCGGCCTGCCGTTCACCCTCAAGCATGGCAAGACAGACGCTGCGTCTTTGAAGCCTGCGGCAAAGTTCAAGCCAATCGATTATCCAAAGCCGGACGGCGAAATCTCCTTCGACAAGCTCTCTTCAGTGTTCCTGTCTTCCACCAACCACGAGGAAGATCAGCCGGCTCACCTGACCCTTGGCGATCCCAACATCCCCATCCAGACCAATCTGCCCACATGGGCGGAGCCCGCCCAGCGTTTCTGTCCGGCCGGTGTGTATGAAGTGGTGAGCAATGACGATGGCAGCGATCCGAAATTCCAGATCAACGCCCAGAACTGCGTTCACTGCAAAACCTGCGACATCAAAGACCCCAGCCAGAACATCAACTGGGTGGTGCCGGAAGGTGGCGGGGGGCCGATCTACGTCAACATGTAG
- a CDS encoding uracil-DNA glycosylase, whose protein sequence is MHDLSTSADEHTQLADLLRWFVEAGADEAIGDEPIDRLAAVPEPEPRASTGAKPPLPGARQPLRPQAPQAELADDKAAIDDARALAAAASNLDELRAAMAGFTGCPLKATAKNLVFADGNPQAKIMLVGEAPGRDEDIQGLPFVGRSGQLLDRMLASIGLSRETVYISNVLPWRPPGNRTPTPAETAMCLPFILRHIELVGPKVLVCIGGVSAKELFGTKTGITRLRGQWKDFDPEAIGGPAGQTMPAIAMLHPAYLLRQPAQKRLAWRDLLSLKDKMAELGL, encoded by the coding sequence ATGCATGATCTTTCCACATCCGCTGATGAGCACACCCAGCTGGCCGACCTGCTGCGCTGGTTTGTGGAAGCCGGTGCGGATGAGGCCATTGGGGACGAGCCCATCGACCGGCTGGCAGCTGTGCCAGAGCCGGAGCCCAGGGCTTCGACCGGCGCAAAACCGCCGCTTCCCGGGGCCAGACAACCTCTCAGGCCACAGGCACCTCAAGCGGAACTCGCCGATGACAAGGCCGCCATTGATGACGCGCGGGCCCTTGCCGCCGCTGCGTCAAATCTGGACGAACTGCGTGCGGCCATGGCGGGCTTTACCGGCTGCCCGCTGAAAGCCACCGCCAAGAATCTGGTTTTTGCGGACGGCAATCCGCAGGCAAAGATCATGCTGGTGGGCGAAGCGCCGGGGCGCGACGAGGACATTCAGGGACTGCCCTTCGTGGGTCGCTCGGGACAGCTTTTGGACCGGATGCTCGCGTCAATCGGTCTCAGCCGCGAAACCGTCTACATCTCCAACGTGCTGCCGTGGCGGCCGCCGGGGAATCGCACACCCACCCCCGCAGAGACGGCCATGTGTCTGCCGTTCATCCTGCGGCATATCGAGCTGGTGGGACCAAAAGTGCTGGTGTGTATAGGTGGTGTGTCCGCAAAAGAGCTTTTCGGCACCAAAACGGGAATTACCCGCCTGCGTGGCCAGTGGAAGGATTTTGATCCCGAAGCCATTGGGGGACCGGCCGGACAAACCATGCCCGCCATTGCCATGCTACATCCTGCCTATCTGCTGCGCCAACCTGCACAAAAGCGCCTCGCGTGGCGGGATCTGCTCAGTCTCAAGGACAAGATGGCCGAGCTTGGCCTCTAG
- a CDS encoding lytic transglycosylase domain-containing protein: MPSRKSQTAVAIQADREADARARFWMLSGVLLLAVTLFVTTMASRVHAGEPVAVLSEEDRVRYIQIFQVQERGDLKQADVLIGQLTDKVLMGHVLHQRYMHPTAYRSKYSELRSWLAKYADHPGASKIHKLAMKRRGGASVPVKPVRRAFRPTAYHSVYAVSGSSAEGRTGYGRTISRKVRSLISRERPTQALQLLDSSKVRNRLGADERAAIKARIAWSYYVEGKIAKAFDLSSAIAASHREDAPLADWYAGLAAWRMDKPDIAAGHFEALASNISVSDWTRSAAAFWAARSYFAIREPAKAVTQLEIAASTGMTFYGLLAQRQLGREPRVTWSDPVSDATSRTALLAIEQVRRGAALVQVGKLDMAEAELRRAHGRLDPSLDIALASLARDLNLPATQLAVALASPQPIGAALFPVPDITPEGGYEVDRALLLAVARQESRFITGASSHAGAAGLMQIMPGTAYHITKDSTYKRGNRDRLNDPEHNLALGQTYLQELMGYSEPYGNLFQMAVAYNAGPGNLIRWTKQIGEDAQDPLTFIESIPAAETRGYVERIMTNLWLYRLRLGQPSPSLDQAAAGGWPVYAPIERAGATVRNASRL, encoded by the coding sequence ATGCCAAGCCGAAAATCTCAGACTGCTGTGGCCATCCAGGCTGACCGCGAGGCGGATGCCCGCGCGCGTTTCTGGATGCTGTCCGGTGTCTTGCTGCTTGCCGTTACGCTTTTCGTGACGACAATGGCCAGCCGTGTTCATGCAGGTGAACCGGTTGCGGTTCTCTCCGAAGAAGATCGCGTCCGCTATATCCAGATTTTTCAGGTTCAGGAGCGTGGCGACCTCAAGCAGGCTGACGTCCTGATTGGCCAGCTCACCGACAAAGTCCTGATGGGCCACGTGCTGCATCAACGCTACATGCACCCGACGGCCTATCGCTCCAAATATTCCGAGCTGCGGTCCTGGCTCGCCAAATATGCAGATCATCCCGGCGCCAGCAAAATCCACAAACTCGCCATGAAGCGGCGCGGTGGTGCCAGTGTGCCGGTCAAGCCGGTGCGGCGGGCCTTCCGGCCAACGGCGTATCACTCGGTCTATGCAGTGTCCGGCTCCAGCGCTGAAGGCCGCACTGGATATGGACGCACGATCTCAAGAAAAGTGCGCTCGCTGATTTCCCGCGAACGGCCAACGCAGGCACTGCAGCTTCTCGACTCGTCAAAAGTCCGCAACCGTCTGGGTGCGGATGAACGCGCAGCCATCAAGGCACGCATCGCCTGGTCCTATTATGTTGAAGGCAAGATCGCCAAAGCCTTCGATCTTTCATCAGCCATTGCCGCCTCGCACCGCGAAGACGCGCCGCTCGCGGACTGGTATGCGGGGCTTGCCGCTTGGCGCATGGACAAGCCGGATATTGCAGCAGGGCATTTTGAAGCGCTGGCAAGCAATATCAGCGTCTCGGACTGGACGCGGTCTGCCGCCGCCTTTTGGGCTGCGCGCTCCTACTTTGCCATTCGCGAGCCGGCCAAGGCAGTAACACAGCTTGAGATTGCCGCGAGCACGGGCATGACGTTTTACGGGCTGCTTGCCCAGCGGCAGCTTGGCCGCGAACCACGGGTGACGTGGTCTGACCCGGTGTCTGATGCAACGAGCCGCACGGCATTGTTGGCAATTGAACAGGTGCGTCGCGGTGCGGCCCTCGTGCAGGTCGGCAAACTGGACATGGCGGAAGCAGAATTGCGCCGCGCCCATGGGCGCCTCGACCCGTCGCTTGATATCGCGCTGGCATCCCTTGCCCGCGACCTCAACCTTCCCGCCACGCAACTTGCGGTTGCTCTTGCAAGCCCGCAGCCCATTGGTGCGGCACTGTTCCCTGTCCCTGACATCACGCCTGAGGGCGGCTATGAAGTGGATCGCGCCCTGCTGCTCGCTGTTGCGCGGCAGGAGAGCCGTTTCATTACCGGCGCCAGCAGCCATGCGGGCGCTGCGGGTCTGATGCAGATCATGCCGGGCACGGCATATCACATCACCAAGGACTCGACCTACAAACGCGGCAACCGCGATCGCCTGAATGATCCCGAACACAATCTGGCGCTGGGCCAGACTTATCTGCAGGAGCTGATGGGCTACAGCGAGCCCTACGGAAACCTGTTCCAGATGGCGGTCGCGTACAATGCCGGGCCGGGCAATCTGATCCGTTGGACCAAACAGATCGGCGAAGACGCGCAGGACCCGCTGACCTTCATTGAAAGCATCCCAGCCGCTGAAACCCGCGGCTACGTGGAACGCATCATGACCAATCTCTGGCTCTACCGCCTACGGTTGGGCCAGCCCTCCCCGTCCCTCGATCAGGCCGCCGCTGGCGGATGGCCGGTCTACGCGCCGATCGAGCGTGCGGGCGCCACGGTGCGGAATGCGTCGAGGCTCTAA
- a CDS encoding TIGR04282 family arsenosugar biosynthesis glycosyltransferase, which translates to MAKAPAMGRVKTRLAKDVGLVEATRFYRVALARLIRRLAADPRWQTVVAASPDVQALPDQRWLQDADAVVPQGEGDLGARMQRVFDTAPKGPVVIIGSDIPDISARHIAQAFKALGTNDAVMGPSVDGGYWLIGQKRMPKVLMPFEGVEWSSGRERDQTLANFGSVRVGMLSELSDVDSGADHAGWRKAEGVPGFR; encoded by the coding sequence ATGGCCAAAGCCCCAGCCATGGGCCGCGTAAAAACACGGCTGGCGAAAGATGTTGGCCTGGTTGAAGCCACGCGCTTCTACCGTGTGGCGCTGGCCCGTCTGATCCGTAGGCTTGCAGCCGACCCGCGCTGGCAAACGGTCGTGGCAGCAAGCCCTGATGTGCAGGCGCTTCCAGATCAACGCTGGCTGCAAGACGCAGATGCAGTCGTGCCTCAAGGCGAAGGGGATCTTGGAGCCCGTATGCAGCGCGTCTTTGATACGGCTCCCAAAGGGCCTGTGGTGATCATCGGCAGCGATATCCCCGACATCTCCGCCCGTCACATCGCCCAGGCGTTCAAGGCGCTGGGCACCAACGATGCCGTCATGGGCCCATCCGTAGACGGAGGATATTGGCTCATTGGCCAAAAACGCATGCCGAAAGTGCTCATGCCATTTGAGGGGGTGGAATGGTCAAGCGGTCGCGAACGCGACCAGACGCTCGCTAATTTTGGATCAGTCCGTGTTGGTATGCTCAGTGAATTGTCGGATGTAGACAGCGGTGCGGACCACGCAGGATGGCGAAAGGCCGAGGGCGTCCCCGGCTTCAGATAG
- a CDS encoding TIGR04283 family arsenosugar biosynthesis glycosyltransferase codes for MLPSQLQQLRAKVRRMLSVVIPTLNAEKSLTRVLAALIRPTVRGLIKDVVIVDGGSTDGTERIAETSGAKFVSAPKGRGTQLAAGAQAARGEWLLFLHADTVLQPGWEEEVETLLERLEKRGEKGLDFAAVFKFALDDFSFWARMLEGIVSWRCWLFGLPYGDQGLLVSRRLYDKLGGYRPLQIMEDVDFVRRIGRRRLVFLRAPAVTSPERYLNDGYIARSSRNALCLMLYYLGVNPDRIARVYMKR; via the coding sequence ATGCTCCCTTCGCAGTTGCAGCAATTACGCGCTAAAGTCCGCCGCATGCTGAGCGTCGTGATTCCAACTTTGAACGCTGAAAAGTCCCTCACCCGGGTGTTGGCGGCGCTGATCCGCCCGACCGTCCGCGGGCTGATCAAGGACGTCGTCATCGTTGACGGCGGCTCAACCGACGGCACGGAACGCATTGCGGAAACATCCGGCGCAAAATTTGTGAGCGCACCTAAAGGCCGGGGCACACAGCTGGCTGCCGGCGCGCAGGCCGCGCGTGGTGAGTGGCTGTTGTTCCTGCACGCCGACACGGTGCTGCAACCCGGCTGGGAAGAGGAAGTGGAAACACTGCTTGAGCGGCTGGAGAAGCGTGGCGAAAAAGGCCTCGATTTCGCAGCCGTTTTCAAATTCGCGCTGGATGACTTTTCGTTCTGGGCGCGCATGCTGGAGGGCATCGTGTCATGGCGCTGCTGGCTCTTTGGTCTGCCCTATGGCGATCAGGGCCTGCTGGTCTCGCGCCGCCTGTATGACAAGCTCGGCGGCTATCGCCCGTTGCAGATCATGGAAGACGTGGATTTCGTTCGACGCATCGGTCGCCGACGGCTCGTCTTTTTGCGGGCCCCTGCCGTCACCAGCCCGGAACGCTATTTGAATGACGGCTACATCGCCCGCTCATCCAGAAACGCCCTGTGCCTGATGCTCTATTATCTTGGTGTAAACCCGGACCGCATCGCCCGCGTTTATATGAAGCGGTAG
- a CDS encoding PA0069 family radical SAM protein gives MNRTAHRKIVEIGSGLGSGQGARAADPAPNPANETARAATMPVFPLTAPQSGQPQTRALMPGDADGEIRPAPGPVSRPDFGPGSSLPSPKTGRLHEARKGRGARSNRSGRYEHRAAEAFDDGWDIAEDEKPLRTHVSDEAARTIITRNQSPDISFDRSINPYRGCEHGCVYCFARPTHAYMGLSAGLDFESKLFAKPNAAKLLRRELSKPGYEPRTIAIGTNTDPYQPIERERRITRQVLEVLAEHKHPVGIVTKSAMVTRDIDILSEMARDGLVKVALSVTTLDGKLARAMEPRASTPGRRLDAIRQLSEAGIPTGVMVAPVIPALNDHEIEAILKAVARMGAREAGYVMLRLPLEIKDLFAEWLDDVTPDRAKRVMKIVRDMRGGKDYDAEWGKRMTGGGPYAWTISRRFALAMERHGLSRQRLPLRTDLFEAPNAGPKQLALL, from the coding sequence ATGAACAGAACAGCGCACAGAAAGATTGTTGAGATTGGCTCGGGACTTGGCTCGGGACAGGGGGCCAGGGCGGCAGACCCGGCTCCAAATCCAGCCAACGAGACAGCGCGCGCTGCGACCATGCCCGTGTTTCCCCTGACCGCCCCCCAATCCGGTCAGCCACAGACACGCGCTTTGATGCCCGGTGATGCGGACGGGGAGATACGCCCTGCCCCAGGCCCCGTCTCGCGCCCCGATTTCGGGCCGGGCAGCAGTCTTCCTTCCCCCAAAACGGGACGGCTGCATGAAGCACGCAAAGGTCGCGGCGCGCGTTCCAATCGCTCTGGACGCTATGAGCACCGGGCCGCGGAGGCATTTGACGATGGATGGGACATCGCAGAGGACGAAAAGCCTTTGCGGACTCACGTCAGCGACGAAGCGGCCCGGACCATCATCACGCGCAACCAGTCGCCGGACATTTCCTTCGACCGCTCGATCAACCCCTATCGGGGGTGTGAGCATGGCTGTGTCTACTGCTTTGCCCGGCCGACCCACGCCTATATGGGGCTGTCGGCGGGCCTCGACTTTGAAAGCAAGCTGTTTGCCAAGCCAAATGCCGCCAAGCTGCTGCGGCGTGAATTGTCCAAACCCGGCTACGAGCCGCGGACGATTGCCATCGGCACCAATACGGATCCCTATCAGCCGATTGAGCGCGAGCGCCGGATCACGCGGCAGGTTCTTGAAGTGTTGGCCGAGCACAAGCATCCGGTGGGCATCGTCACCAAGTCCGCCATGGTCACGCGCGATATCGATATATTGAGTGAGATGGCACGGGACGGGCTTGTGAAGGTCGCGCTCTCGGTCACGACGCTGGACGGCAAGCTGGCGCGGGCGATGGAGCCGCGTGCTTCTACGCCGGGGCGGCGGCTTGATGCCATTCGTCAACTATCCGAAGCGGGAATTCCAACGGGCGTCATGGTTGCGCCGGTCATTCCGGCCCTCAACGACCACGAGATTGAGGCCATTCTCAAGGCTGTCGCCCGCATGGGCGCGCGGGAGGCGGGCTATGTGATGTTGCGGCTGCCGCTGGAGATCAAGGATCTGTTTGCCGAGTGGCTGGATGATGTCACCCCCGATCGTGCCAAGCGGGTGATGAAGATCGTCCGTGATATGCGCGGCGGCAAGGACTATGACGCGGAGTGGGGCAAGCGCATGACCGGTGGTGGTCCGTACGCCTGGACCATTTCACGCCGCTTTGCGCTCGCAATGGAACGCCACGGCCTATCACGGCAGCGTCTGCCGCTGCGCACGGATCTGTTTGAGGCCCCCAATGCAGGGCCCAAGCAGCTGGCGCTTCTCTAG
- a CDS encoding SUMF1/EgtB/PvdO family nonheme iron enzyme, with amino-acid sequence MSGWSAFASGMGDDWPTTRIVPAGSVVMGADNQDVAASSDEFPSRQVDINSDLAFGTTPVTRGQFAAFLRATDHESSGGCWTLTPDGWAMDNTANWQAPGFPQTDQHPVTCVSRDDAIAYLAWLTATTGQVYRLPTEAEWVRAAGPSALNRPSEALCAHGNVNDLTAKNKVAKVAEHCDDGFLHTSPVASFAANEFGLFDMVGNVWEWVADCHNGGYADLPMDGAAQTDETCEAHALRGHSWTDPPGPVRLGTRYALPPDARQSIVGFRVVREVPHD; translated from the coding sequence TTGTCCGGCTGGAGCGCATTCGCCTCCGGCATGGGTGATGACTGGCCTACGACACGAATTGTGCCTGCGGGCTCTGTGGTTATGGGCGCGGACAATCAGGATGTCGCGGCAAGCAGTGATGAATTCCCCTCGCGCCAGGTTGATATCAACTCCGACCTCGCCTTTGGCACAACGCCGGTTACGCGTGGACAGTTTGCCGCCTTCCTCCGCGCGACAGATCACGAAAGTTCTGGTGGCTGCTGGACCCTGACGCCTGATGGCTGGGCCATGGACAACACAGCCAACTGGCAAGCGCCGGGATTTCCGCAAACCGACCAACATCCGGTGACATGCGTGTCACGGGACGACGCCATTGCCTATCTGGCGTGGCTGACGGCGACTACGGGCCAAGTTTATCGGTTGCCAACGGAGGCAGAGTGGGTTCGTGCGGCAGGGCCGTCCGCTCTCAACCGGCCATCTGAAGCTCTGTGCGCGCATGGCAACGTCAACGACCTGACTGCCAAGAACAAGGTCGCGAAAGTCGCGGAGCATTGTGACGACGGTTTTTTGCACACGTCGCCGGTGGCAAGCTTTGCCGCGAACGAGTTCGGCCTTTTCGACATGGTCGGCAATGTATGGGAGTGGGTGGCTGACTGTCACAATGGTGGCTACGCGGATTTGCCGATGGACGGCGCAGCACAGACAGACGAGACCTGCGAGGCCCACGCCCTGCGCGGCCATTCATGGACTGACCCACCGGGTCCCGTCCGTCTTGGGACCCGCTACGCTCTGCCGCCGGACGCGCGACAATCCATAGTGGGATTCAGGGTGGTGCGGGAAGTGCCTCATGACTAA
- a CDS encoding ribonuclease HII: MTKSVTGPDFSLEDACGISPVCGIDEAGRGPWAGPVVASAVILPTSGVPEGLNDSKKLTAQRRNDLAGHIRASSLVGVGVADPQEIDELNIRQATFLAMARAVADLPSPPSFALIDGRDAPDIGCPAQAVIKGDARSLSIAAASIIAKTFRDAIMVAAEAEFPGYGFARHKGYGTAAHQTALNKLGITPLHRKSFAPVRARMALDVESP, encoded by the coding sequence ATGACTAAGAGCGTCACCGGACCTGATTTCTCTCTTGAAGATGCGTGCGGCATATCTCCCGTGTGCGGCATTGATGAAGCAGGACGCGGCCCATGGGCGGGGCCGGTGGTTGCATCTGCCGTCATCCTTCCCACATCTGGTGTTCCGGAGGGATTGAATGACTCAAAGAAACTCACTGCTCAAAGACGCAATGACCTTGCTGGCCACATACGCGCTTCATCCCTCGTGGGAGTGGGCGTTGCGGATCCGCAGGAAATTGATGAGCTGAACATTCGCCAGGCCACATTTCTGGCAATGGCACGGGCGGTTGCAGACCTCCCATCCCCACCCTCATTTGCGCTGATTGACGGGCGCGATGCGCCCGACATTGGATGCCCGGCTCAGGCTGTCATCAAGGGAGACGCGCGATCACTGTCCATTGCGGCCGCCTCCATCATCGCAAAGACGTTTCGGGACGCCATTATGGTGGCAGCTGAGGCGGAATTTCCCGGCTACGGCTTTGCCCGCCACAAGGGATATGGCACCGCGGCCCACCAGACGGCGCTTAACAAGCTGGGGATAACCCCACTTCACAGAAAAAGTTTTGCCCCGGTTCGCGCCCGCATGGCGCTAGATGTTGAGTCCCCTTGA
- a CDS encoding site-specific DNA-methyltransferase, with protein sequence MRTNKSRVNTRAATKKSASKPAAPKRKQARLSGKLPVNTIINGDSIEALSKLPDASVDLVFADPPYNLQLEGELLRPNNTRVDGVDQEWDQFASFAEYDKFTNAWLVEAHRVLKPTGTLWVIGSYHNIFRVGVSLQDIGFWVLNDIVWRKSNPMPNFRGRRFTNAHETMIWASKDRNAKGYTFNYDAMKALNDDLQMRSDWVLPICSGGERLKDDQGQKAHPTQKPESLLHRVILASSNPGDVVLDPFFGTGTTGAVAKKLGRKYIGIERDAQYAEIAQQRIDRVQHADPESLQVTESKRAQPRVPFGTLIERGMIEPGTVLYGPGKRHKARVRADGSLAVTGATGSIHKIGAHVQGQEACNGWTFWHLKSDAGLTSIDVLRQKIRAEAS encoded by the coding sequence ATGCGTACCAACAAGAGCCGCGTGAACACACGCGCGGCAACAAAAAAATCTGCTTCGAAGCCGGCAGCACCGAAGCGGAAACAGGCCAGACTTTCGGGCAAACTTCCGGTCAATACGATCATCAACGGCGACAGTATCGAGGCGCTTTCCAAGCTGCCGGATGCGTCCGTTGATCTGGTTTTTGCTGACCCGCCCTACAATCTGCAGCTCGAAGGCGAGCTCCTGCGGCCCAACAACACGCGCGTAGATGGCGTCGATCAGGAATGGGACCAGTTCGCGTCCTTTGCCGAGTACGACAAATTCACCAATGCGTGGCTGGTGGAAGCACATCGTGTGCTCAAGCCGACGGGCACGCTGTGGGTCATCGGCTCCTACCACAACATTTTCCGCGTCGGCGTGTCGCTTCAGGACATCGGCTTTTGGGTGCTGAACGACATTGTGTGGCGCAAGTCCAATCCGATGCCGAACTTCCGAGGTCGCCGGTTCACCAATGCCCATGAGACGATGATCTGGGCCTCCAAGGATCGAAACGCCAAGGGCTACACCTTCAACTACGACGCCATGAAGGCGCTGAATGATGACCTGCAGATGCGTTCTGACTGGGTGCTGCCGATCTGCTCAGGCGGTGAACGCCTGAAAGATGATCAAGGCCAAAAGGCTCATCCAACGCAGAAACCTGAAAGCCTTCTGCATCGGGTGATCCTTGCGTCATCCAATCCTGGCGACGTGGTGCTTGATCCGTTCTTCGGTACCGGCACAACCGGTGCTGTGGCCAAGAAGCTGGGCCGCAAATATATCGGCATCGAGCGCGATGCTCAGTATGCGGAGATTGCGCAGCAGCGCATTGACCGGGTGCAGCATGCTGACCCTGAGTCTCTTCAGGTTACGGAATCCAAGCGTGCGCAGCCCCGCGTGCCCTTCGGCACCTTGATCGAACGCGGCATGATTGAGCCGGGCACGGTGCTGTATGGTCCAGGCAAGCGGCACAAGGCGCGGGTTCGCGCTGACGGGTCACTGGCTGTCACAGGGGCCACGGGGTCGATCCACAAGATCGGCGCCCATGTGCAGGGCCAGGAAGCGTGCAACGGATGGACGTTCTGGCATCTCAAGAGCGATGCGGGTCTGACGTCGATTGACGTGCTGCGCCAGAAAATCCGCGCGGAAGCCAGCTAG